The genomic stretch ACTTTCCCAGCTTatagtagcagtagctCTGCTCAAAGTGGAACCAGAGGCAGTTATCGTTCGCGTAGTGCGCCTTCGCGGCGTTTCTTATCTTCTCCAGTGCTTCCTGTCCTTTTCTCATTTCGTCGTCGCAGTGGTTCAGGTGTGTTTCTCTTCTCTTGCGCGGCTTATCTGATACTGCCGGGTGTGTGCGATATCCGTGCAACCAGCCTATTGTTTGGAGGCAGCTGTGCCACCTCGACAGCTGTATTTCGCAGAAAACTTTTACTCTGTAAAACGTGTTTTCTCCTGGCCATTCCTTCAGACCtacatttgtgtttattttaagtccacatttaatataaattttagcGATAATCgctcttttatttatggaatcttaCACTTATGACAAAGTTTTGCGGCTTCTGAGTACTTAGCCTCGTCCAAATAGTATTGTAGTTGTTTCAAACAACTAGGGATTGATGACAAATCAGCGTTCTCCACTGTCGtcatatatttactctttttttgcaattaatttacattaatttaagtTCACGGGCATAACATTACAATAAGGGAATactttacatatttaaaaatccATTTAAGTTATTCacttaaaaaataaatataaactgcATCAATTTTGCTATTTCAGCTTTAAACtatttttttctaaaaaGTCCGGCACTTCCAACACATTACTTTAGTTATCCTTATATTtcacaatttattattattatattatttattttttattttataattgttaatCATGGATACACTAATTGGTATCCGTGGCCGTGACTTTGTCGCTGTTGCTACCGACACTTACGAGAAGTATGGCGTTATCACCATGAAAAACGACGACGATGGCAAGATTATGCAAATTGACGACTCCAAACTTCTTCTACTCGCGGGGCCCCTTGGGGATCGTTCTCAGTTTGGTGAATATATTAGGAAGTCCGTTCACTACCTGCGTTACAAGACTTCCTTCAACATGACTACTAAATCGATGGCACACTTCGTTAGGCAGCAACTCGCTGAGTATCTTCGCAAAAGCCCCTATCAGGTCGACCTTCTCGTCGCTGGCTACGACTTCGTACGTTTAGTTTATCTCATTTTTCTCAGGACGGCCCTCAACTTTTCTGGGTCGACTATCTCGCTAGCTCCACTTCCATTGACCGTGCTGTTCACGGCTACGGCGGCAACTTGCTTCGCGGTTTACTTGACAAGGAGTATCATGAGAATCTTACCGTTGAGGATGCGGTCAGGCTTCTCAAGAAGTGTCGTCACGAGGTGAAGAACCGTTTTCTTCTTTCGCAATCCAACTTCCGCGCCAAGGTCATTGATAAAAACGGCGTTCACGACGTCTCCATTTCTGACGAAGACACTCCTGAGGTTTTTAAAACTTCCCACTCCAACTTATGAGTGTtctgatttaatttacttcaAGCTACACAGTTCACCACTCAACCTGTACACACTTTTACTAGCTCTTATACACATGTTCATATGTTTACACAAATgttataaacacatacttAGACTAACACATGTACTGATAATTGCCCGTATGCTATAAGTGGTTGAATGCTAGCACATGtaacatacatacacaatACTATAAGTACTTGAGCACACACTGATGTGTATTTGCTGTGTTTAAAGGTTTACTTATCGCTCGTTGACAGGAGCAGCGTGTTGCTGTTCAGCATCACTTTGTTTTGCGATCTTGCCAGGATGTTTGCCACCTCCTTTGCAGTCTCTATTCTCCTCAGCGTGATGAATGCCGGGTTGTCCTTGATTGCGCTTCCTATCAGCTTCGCCGCCTCCGACTCCCCCTCGGCCTTTATTATCGTCGACTTTTTCTcctccagcgccttcaGCACTATGTACTTGCTTCTTTCAGCCTGCTGCTGCGCCACTTGCTTCGCCTCGACTGCCTTTTCGTACTCCGGGCTGAAGCTCAGGTGCGTCAGCGACACGTCGTCCAGCAGTATGTTGAAGTCTCTTGCTCTGTTAACCAGCTGGTCTCTCACTGCCTTGCTCACCGTTTCTCTCTGCGTGATCAGCTGTGATGCGTTGTACTGTGCCACTATGCTCTTGAGCACCTCGTTGATTATCGACGGCAGCACTCTTTCGTCGTAGTCCTTGCCCAGGTGTCTGTATATGTCACGCAGCCTTCGCTCGTCTGGCCTCGAGAGCACGCGGCACGTTATGTTTACCATTTGCAGGTCTCTGCTTCCCGTCAGCGACATCAGCGTTCTCGGCCTCGTCCTCACGTCGTAGATGATCGGCCTTTCCAGCCACGGGATGAGGAAGTGTGTTCCTTCTCCATGTGTCGAGTCGCTGATTCCGGTTATACGGTTATACACCAGCGCTCTATGTCCGGCTCCAActacatattatttacgTTACTATATCTCTAGCATAGCTGCCTACTATATCTATATCTTTCCAGTTCTATATACGTTCGTGTTCCTACCGTCGTATAGGCTCGAGTTAATGAGCCAGGCTCCTGAACCTAGTGCCAACAGGGCGGATCCTGCTCCTGATATCAGTTTTGCGAATTTATCTACAGGAATCTGGGCcatgtttactttttacACTCTGTTGTTACGAGTACTTGGGGCAAAGATTCCACATCTCAAGACTTGCTACCTACCGTGTACACTTCTATTTTAGGTTATATTActcaattaaaatacaatactGCTACTTTACACCTTTTAAAGCGCTTTAAGCATGGAAtcctttgtttttttatagTTCCAGTTCGTATGATTCTGCCTCTTCTAGAATTAGGAAATCCTCTAGAATCCCCGGATCCACCTCATTTATCTTTGCTTTTAATCTCGTTTTAAGCTCTCCGAATGCTTCTATACCTAGTGGAAATGTATCGTGGGCCACCACTAGTGTTTTCTTTGGTTTCAATATTCGGTGTGCATCCACTGCTTGCTCTGGACTCATGTTTCTATCTTCCTCATGCTTCGGTCCTATTGGCAATATTGCTacatctattttacaattctTTTCTTCCAAATACTCTTTGATGTGCTCGAAGTGGTCCGagtattttgtttttcctGCGTAGTAGACCAGTGTGTCCTCACTTCTTATCAAGAAGCCTCCCCAAAGCAACTTGTTTCTGTCTATTCCACAGCATAGATATTTTCTCTTCGTTTCTGACACCGCTGGCGTAAATGTTATTCGCACAGTTCCGAAATTTACTTCCTCGAACCATGACAGTGGGTATGTAAATCTTTCGTAAAATTGGTTCAGGTACCTGGTTATGTTCGTTCCTCCCACTGCTATTGCTCCTCCTTGGTCACTTATTTTCCTCAGAGTCCATGTGTCAATGCAATCGAAGGAGTTATTGGAGATCAGCAGAAAATCGGCTGGGGGGAACTCCCAGTACTTATATGACTTTTTACTCACTCTTTTTACTAAAGTATGATGTAATAATGTAAAACCATACCTCCGAATCCACCTGACATTAGTCTTTTTGAAAGTACTGGGTCAGTTAAGAACGTTGCTCCGTTCATCTGTATATAGACAGTTCTATGACCTAAATATGTcaatttagttttattttctggTATTGATGCGATTTTTAATTGAGgatttttcaaatttacgGAATACGGCCACCTTCCTATGTTTTTGGGCAGGAATCCTACAATATTTGCACAAtcgttaaaattttttcatttaaacaTACCCTGAATTGATGGAAACTTCCTTACAGTGTATAAAACTAGTCTTTTGAGAGAAGATACTAAGTTGGAgtctaatgtgtaatttgAAATTGCCAATTTACTATTCATAATTGTATAGCAGACATATTATAATTGGTCGACAGGATTCCACTAAAATTATCGTggttaaatacaaatattatatactacaaatattactttttaacTGTGTTTACTCTTTAGTATTCAATATTCCTAATCCCCATCTGATTCCCTAATAtctatcatatttttatatttacactccttcatttatcatttaatcTACTTTTAACTacttgtatataattttttgttaGTCTGgctgtatttttataatggTAAGTTACCTTTTTCTTATCATTTTTGTCTTTGTAGACTGTTGCTAGACGCTTCGTCCCTCTCTTTGACAGGGTGCTCGTTTCCAAGATTAAACCGGAACACAAGACTAAATCTGGCATTTTACTTCCAGATTCCGCCAATCTTTCTTCTCGCATGGCCAAGGTTTGcttcctttttaacttttatcTTTCAGGTCGTCGCTGTCGGCGCTGGACGGCATAACTCCAAGGGCGAGCTCGTCGCTCCCACCTTGAAGGTCGGCGACACTGTCGTCATTCCCGAGTACGGCGGCATGGATTTAAAGTTTGAGGGCGAAGTCTACACTGCCTACCGCGAGGAGGACATAATTGGCACATACAactaatgtaaaatattaatctGTTCGTTCCGCCCAGTTTACTCTAATTATGTACACCTGTTTACTCTTAGACGTTTAAAAACGATTTAGGCCCATTTTCTGGCCCGTTGTACAGCCCACATCCTATAATTCTAAGGGATTAGCTTTTACCTGGGTACCTTATATCTCTGTTCGGCATTCCGTCCTTTCTCGCTCCTTCTCCTATCTATATTACCATTAGACTACTGCTTAATTTTCGCTACCTTTAGCTGCCGTTAGCCACTATTATCTACCGTTGGCTGCGATTTCTTTACTCATAATCTTATGTCTGGTCACTTACCATTCTTATCAGCTTCATTCCCTTGACCACTGTGCCTACCACCACTGACTTTTGCTGAAACCCCGGATTCCTCGTCAGGGTTATGAAAAACCTCGAGGACACTCCCAGTGGTCCGTCACTCAACATCGCCACGTCTCCTTCCTGTATGAAGCTTGTGTCGAACGATTCTTCTGGCATCCTAATTTGTGTGTGTGGTCTTTCTTCGCTAACCTTCTTCCGTATATTGTGCACGAGTCCAGCTTCCCCTTGTTGTTAAACAACTTTCCTCCCACTATTGCTGTGTTTGGCATTATTTTATCGAATCTCGTGTTCAGGTATCCTATTTTTTTGTCCTTGACTACGAACCCTTCGCACATGCTGATAAAGTTTTCCACTGTCAGCGGCAGCAGTCTTCCGTACAATCCTATTAGTATTCTTCCCAGGTACACGTTGTCCATTGCGATATCCATATACACGTAGTCCGTTATTGCtcttttatgtatattttccGACTTTATTGATGGCGCCTTGTTATATTTCGGCCATACTATTGCTCCCGTCGTCAACAAACCCTAACATCAATCatattatcaatattaacGTACCAAATATATCTTTGCTCTGTATGGAAGATTTGAAAAACGCTTATAGGCGAATTTAAACAGTTGGAATGgcataaatatgttcattttattcatcTTTAACCACTcctatttgttttaattagCCAATATCatgtttataatacattttacttgctcaattttatgttaaactTCATTATTGTTCCAATTAATTCCATATTAGGCACTATATACTCTGTGGGTCATTGTCCAGTACCCTGTTCattagtttaataaattacttacacataggttccaaattaaaatatttccACATTTAGGGGttgaatattatatatacacgCATATACCTATTCATTTACACAAAGAAAAATCGATTAAATTATACGCCTTCTTGTGCATATCAAGCCTAGTTTTCGGCCTTTTCAAGagtattatttttttaaaacaccACCTATTCGTCTTTCTTTgccttatttttatttagatAGTCTTTTATTGCGTGCTTCACAGCATCTTCCGCTAGAAGGCTGCAGTGTATCTTCACAGGGGGCAGGTTGAGTTTATCTACACacatttgttaattttcTCATCTACTAACTATCATAACTAGTTTATACTAATTAACTGTTAAATAACTTTATCCAATTTACCTGATATATCTGTATTTTTGATTGCCAGTGCCTCCTGGCACGTCTTCCCCTTCACTATCTCTGTTACGTAGGAGCTAGATGCTATTGCTGAGCCACACCCGAACGTTTTAAAGCACGCGTCTTCTATGCAGTTATCTTTGATTTTTACCTGGAGTTTAATGACGTCGCCGCAGGCTGCCTTGCCTACTATTGCTGTTCCTACTGAAGGGTCATCCTTGTCAAAACTTCCGACATTTCTTGGGTTGTTGAAGTGCTCCTTCACCTCTGGGCTGTAATATCTAATCTGCGTGGCTCCTTTTACTCCATTTTGGGAGAAAGATGTGGATTTTATCCCGTGTATTGTGGCTAATGGCGTCCTTACAACGCTTAGCCTATTTATTAGATCTGCTAGCCTCAAATTCGCGTATCTCATGCTGGCAACCACGAGTTTGACACTAGGCTTATTTGCTTGAATcctttaattaaatttgactTTTTGTACTTTTCAATTGCTGATGGTCCCAGGAGTGATAGTTGAGTCAGGGAGTCCAGTATCTTCGTCAGTATATATCTGCGCGCCTGGTGTAAAGTTCCAGAAACCTGTTTTACTTCAAACTTTACGTTGGtgttttgtattttatttataaacctCAGTATTATTAGTGTTTCTTCAATGAAGCATCTTTTGCACTGGAAAAGTACCAGCGCCTCAGTGCTGATTATGAATTGTACTGTTATTGAGtttgatataaatttgcCTTGCAGGAATCCGAACAGTAATTCCGCTGTTTTTTCCACTTCTGTTTTTATTAGTGTATCCTTCAGTATTAGttcataataatttacttgtGAATTCTTTTTATCGCTGATTTCTGCTCTTACAATTATCCATCTATTTTTAACTCGTGCCATACATTCATCTCgaatgtatatttactttctacgtttacttttactgGCTTTCTTATGCCCCCCCATTGCTCCTTCTATTATTTCACAAAATTACAGCTTATCGCcttacacaatttatttttgatacGCAATTGATAATTATTACATCATACAATTCCCATATACTCTATCGTTTACCGTTTCCACAACAAGAAtccattattattatattatttgttacaaCATTCTTCAGTTACATTACGTTCACTCGAGGCCTTTAACCTCTTACACAATACACATATCATACTTTACATCTTATTTGCGCCAttctatttgttttattagtGATTTTTCCACCAATCGTGGTGGTAATTCCCCTCCATATCCGTTCTGGTGAACCCGTGTGACCCAAAACAGTCTCTCTGGGCTTGAATTAGGTTATGGCAATGCtaaattaattgtttttagtgcgttttattatttttttggcTGGATTCTTCCTATCTTCCGCTTACATTTTTCGAGAATAACACTTGCACATATTCCAGGCTGCTCAGGACTCCTGGTGTTGGCACGTCGTATTCTATGCAGGTTTTCACCACATGTTTCCATGGCTTCATGCTGCTTAACAGCATTTCTTTAAACCTAAACGCTTTCATCGGCACACTCAACTTACTTCGGGTGGAACAGTAGCATTTCGTCGTTTTCTTTATACGATTCTGAAACTTCCTTCAGCATATCGCAGCTGATTATTGAGTTACCTACGTCAACATCAGGTCACTGTTAGGTTAACATCAGGTCACTGTTAGGTTACTGTTTGGCTAATGTTTAATcaatattttgttaatgcCGTTTTTACTACTTACTTGACCATATGTCTGCCACTTTACTCATGTTCAAGTCCCAGTCAAACTCCTTCGACGCTTCCATCAGCAGGTGTATCCCTTGCGAAAATATACTTATCAGGGC from Theileria orientalis strain Shintoku DNA, chromosome 1, complete genome encodes the following:
- a CDS encoding prohibitin codes for the protein MAQIPVDKFAKLISGAGSALLALGSGAWLINSSLYDVGAGHRALVYNRITGISDSTHGEGTHFLIPWLERPIIYDVRTRPRTLMSLTGSRDLQMVNITCRVLSRPDERRLRDIYRHLGKDYDERVLPSIINEVLKSIVAQYNASQLITQRETVSKAVRDQLVNRARDFNILLDDVSLTHLSFSPEYEKAVEAKQVAQQQAERSKYIVLKALEEKKSTIIKAEGESEAAKLIGSAIKDNPAFITLRRIETAKEVANILARSQNKVMLNSNTLLLSTSDK
- a CDS encoding peptidyl-prolyl cis-trans isomerase, which codes for MNKMNIFMPFQLFKFAYKRFSNLPYRAKIYLGLLTTGAIVWPKYNKAPSIKSENIHKRAITDYVYMDIAMDNVYLGRILIGLYGRLLPLTVENFISMCEGFVVKDKKIGYLNTRFDKIMPNTAIVGGKLFNNKGKLDSCTIYGRRMPEESFDTSFIQEGDVAMLSDGPLGVSSRFFITLTRNPGFQQKSVVVGTVVKGMKLIRMIGEGARKDGMPNRDIRYPGKS
- a CDS encoding NifU protein, with translation MARVKNRWIIVRAEISDKKNSQVNYYELILKDTLIKTEVEKTAELLFGFLQGKFISNSITVQFIISTEALVLFQCKRCFIEETLIILRFINKIQNTNVKFEVKQVSGTLHQARRYILTKILDSLTQLSLLGPSAIEKIQANKPSVKLVVASMRYANLRLADLINRLSVVRTPLATIHGIKSTSFSQNGVKGATQIRYYSPEVKEHFNNPRNVGSFDKDDPSVGTAIVGKAACGDVIKLQVKIKDNCIEDACFKTFGCGSAIASSSYVTEIVKGKTCQEALAIKNTDISDKLNLPPVKIHCSLLAEDAVKHAIKDYLNKNKAKKDE
- a CDS encoding chaperonin, with product MTVARRFVPLFDRVLVSKIKPEHKTKSGILLPDSANLSSRMAKVVAVGAGRHNSKGELVAPTLKVGDTVVIPEYGGMDLKFEGEVYTAYREEDIIGTYN
- a CDS encoding proteasome subunit beta type 2, producing the protein MDTLIGIRGRDFVAVATDTYEKYGVITMKNDDDGKIMQIDDSKLLLLAGPLGDRSQFGEYIRKSVHYLRYKTSFNMTTKSMAHFVRQQLAEYLRKSPYQVDLLVAGYDFDGPQLFWVDYLASSTSIDRAVHGYGGNLLRGLLDKEYHENLTVEDAVRLLKKCRHEVKNRFLLSQSNFRAKVIDKNGVHDVSISDEDTPEVFKTSHSNL